A portion of the Rhodococcus pseudokoreensis genome contains these proteins:
- a CDS encoding ABC transporter substrate-binding protein → MKSLSRLVSAAALGTVAALTLAACSEPAAPDAEQTGNADSGAGTLTVYTSEPQAKIDALVAEFTAETGIDVEVFRAGTGDLTARIEAERTTGTIGADVLLAADAPTFEGYKAEGLLQQYTPADVNALNPDVVDPDGYYVGTRIIPTVIAYNTTAVDAPPTAWKDLADSKYRGQITLPNPDVSGAAAFNTAVWLSTPELGESWLEALAANDPVVAESNGPVGQAVAAGTQPVGIVVDYLVRELAAKGSPIALRYPTDGIPYISQPAGIVTGSDDTEAARKFVDFLVSKQGQELAVKQQYLPVRGDVGTPDGAPALSDLALLTPDLQEITKIQDDAVRKFNGLVG, encoded by the coding sequence GTGAAATCCCTGTCCCGCCTCGTATCGGCCGCCGCGCTCGGCACGGTCGCCGCGCTCACCCTCGCCGCGTGCTCCGAGCCCGCCGCACCCGACGCCGAACAGACCGGCAACGCCGACAGCGGCGCCGGGACCCTGACGGTGTACACCTCCGAACCGCAGGCCAAGATCGACGCGCTCGTTGCCGAATTCACCGCGGAGACGGGCATCGACGTCGAGGTGTTCCGCGCGGGCACCGGCGACCTGACCGCCCGCATCGAGGCCGAACGCACTACCGGCACGATCGGCGCCGACGTTCTGCTCGCGGCCGACGCCCCGACCTTCGAGGGTTACAAAGCCGAGGGTCTGCTGCAGCAGTACACCCCCGCCGATGTGAACGCGCTGAATCCGGACGTCGTCGATCCGGACGGCTACTACGTCGGCACTCGCATCATCCCGACCGTGATCGCCTACAACACCACTGCAGTCGACGCGCCACCCACCGCATGGAAGGACCTGGCCGACTCGAAGTACCGCGGCCAGATCACGCTGCCGAATCCCGACGTGTCCGGTGCCGCCGCGTTCAACACCGCGGTGTGGCTCAGCACGCCCGAACTCGGCGAGAGCTGGCTCGAGGCCCTCGCCGCGAACGACCCGGTGGTCGCGGAGAGCAACGGACCGGTCGGGCAGGCCGTCGCGGCGGGAACGCAGCCGGTGGGCATCGTCGTCGACTACCTGGTGCGGGAACTGGCGGCGAAGGGATCCCCGATCGCGCTGCGCTATCCCACGGACGGCATTCCGTACATCTCGCAGCCGGCTGGCATCGTCACCGGTTCGGACGACACCGAGGCCGCGCGCAAGTTCGTCGACTTCCTCGTGAGCAAGCAGGGTCAGGAACTCGCCGTGAAGCAGCAGTACCTGCCGGTGCGCGGCGACGTCGGGACCCCGGACGGGGCACCGGCACTGTCCGACCTGGCGTTGCTCACCCCGGATCTGCAGGAGATCACGAAGATCCAGGACGATGCGGTCCGGAAGTTCAATGGTCTCGTCGGTTAG
- a CDS encoding tyrosine-protein phosphatase produces the protein MNSIEVAGTFNVRAVAGPGLIPHTLFRSAALDHLDSGGRDMLYAYGIRTVIDLRDATERAAADTTGGWTVAHHPLYDPRTGPPQAGDIAEVYRALLDERGSALVEALRGLACSPAPVLVHCTAGKDRTGLLVALALAAVGVPDAVILDDYARSGTQVRPHREEAVRRLLTGLALDPAEHARALELHLDSPPSVLGDALADLRARHGTVTSYLRAHGFTDADLTALRTRLLDATTLTVLHLSDVHASASARLHTRVDGIARVRLVAERVESSTLRPDVVVVTGDLSHHGESSTYPALATAFDELRVRLGCPVVVVPGNHDEPHSFATFFGRNPVEHVHGFRVIGLNTAVGSVSRVDLDLLRSELRSPAANGTVLALHHPPVPSPAATLTGRELAAPEELAAALDGSDVVAILAGHFHHPMSGVFAGIPVWVGGSLAYLQDTGTPADTVVGFDAPMYSVVRCSRHGVSALPIPLHTPDVLFRSSPTLTAAAS, from the coding sequence GTGAATTCGATAGAGGTGGCCGGCACGTTCAACGTGCGGGCGGTGGCGGGACCCGGCCTGATACCGCACACTCTGTTCCGCTCCGCGGCGCTCGACCACCTCGATTCCGGCGGCCGGGACATGCTCTACGCGTACGGCATCCGAACGGTGATCGATCTGCGCGACGCCACCGAGCGCGCCGCGGCCGACACGACCGGCGGCTGGACGGTGGCGCACCACCCGCTGTATGACCCGCGCACGGGGCCACCGCAGGCCGGGGACATCGCCGAGGTCTACCGAGCCCTGCTCGACGAACGTGGCAGCGCACTCGTGGAGGCGCTGCGCGGGCTCGCCTGCTCCCCCGCCCCTGTCCTGGTGCACTGCACCGCCGGTAAGGACCGCACCGGGTTGCTCGTCGCTCTGGCGCTCGCAGCGGTGGGGGTTCCGGACGCCGTGATCCTCGACGATTACGCCCGGTCCGGAACGCAGGTGCGGCCCCACCGCGAGGAAGCGGTGCGGCGCCTGTTGACGGGGCTGGCACTCGACCCCGCCGAGCACGCCCGGGCCCTCGAATTGCACCTGGATTCGCCGCCGTCGGTGCTCGGCGACGCCCTCGCCGACCTCCGTGCCCGGCACGGAACCGTGACGAGCTACCTTCGTGCCCACGGGTTCACGGACGCCGACCTGACGGCTCTGCGCACGCGACTGCTCGACGCCACCACCCTCACGGTGCTGCACCTGAGCGACGTGCATGCCTCCGCGTCCGCGCGGCTCCACACCCGGGTGGACGGCATCGCCCGGGTGCGACTGGTCGCCGAGCGCGTCGAATCGTCGACGCTGCGTCCCGACGTCGTCGTGGTCACCGGCGATCTGTCACACCACGGCGAATCGTCGACCTACCCGGCTCTCGCCACGGCGTTCGACGAGTTGCGGGTCCGACTCGGGTGCCCGGTGGTCGTCGTCCCCGGGAACCACGACGAACCACACAGCTTCGCAACGTTTTTCGGACGGAATCCCGTCGAGCACGTGCACGGTTTCCGGGTGATCGGGCTCAACACCGCGGTGGGATCGGTGTCGCGGGTGGATCTGGACCTGTTGCGCTCCGAGTTGCGCTCGCCCGCAGCGAACGGCACGGTCCTGGCACTGCACCACCCGCCGGTACCGTCGCCGGCGGCCACGCTCACCGGACGTGAACTGGCAGCCCCGGAGGAACTGGCCGCGGCGCTCGACGGTTCCGATGTCGTGGCGATTCTCGCCGGCCATTTCCACCACCCGATGAGCGGAGTGTTCGCCGGGATCCCGGTATGGGTGGGTGGTTCGCTCGCCTACCTGCAGGACACCGGGACGCCCGCCGACACCGTCGTCGGGTTCGACGCCCCGATGTACTCGGTAGTGCGGTGCTCCCGGCACGGAGTGAGCGCGCTGCCGATTCCCCTGCACACCCCCGACGTGCTGTTCCGGTCGAGCCCCACGCTCACCGCCGCCGCATCCTGA
- a CDS encoding alpha/beta fold hydrolase translates to MELSQTVEWRGRSVAWDRFGNGPAVVMCHGTPWSSQLWWPFARALAAEFSVYLWDMPGYGQSSKDGAHDVDLGVQGELLADLLRHWNLDAPHVVAHDYGGAVSLRAHLLHGARYASLALIDVVALRPWGSDYFRLVADNADVFAAQPASVHRGALEAYVAGASHRGLTPAQMAVVTTPWLSEEGQVAFYRQIAQADERYTDEIQDRYASIDLPVAVVWGRDDAWIPVDRAEELARLIPGATLEVIDGAGHLIQFDAPVELAVSLHRWLTAQSNPR, encoded by the coding sequence GTGGAGCTTTCGCAGACCGTCGAATGGCGCGGCAGATCGGTGGCGTGGGACAGGTTCGGGAACGGCCCCGCCGTGGTGATGTGCCACGGGACGCCGTGGTCTTCGCAGCTGTGGTGGCCGTTCGCACGTGCACTCGCCGCCGAGTTCTCGGTCTACCTGTGGGACATGCCCGGGTACGGGCAGTCGTCGAAGGACGGCGCCCACGACGTCGATCTCGGCGTCCAGGGGGAACTGCTCGCCGACCTCCTCCGGCATTGGAACCTCGACGCACCTCATGTCGTCGCGCACGACTACGGGGGCGCCGTCTCGCTCCGCGCCCATCTTCTGCACGGCGCGCGGTACGCCTCGCTGGCCCTGATAGACGTGGTGGCGCTGCGGCCGTGGGGATCCGACTACTTCCGGCTCGTCGCGGACAACGCCGACGTCTTCGCTGCGCAACCGGCGTCCGTGCACCGTGGTGCCCTCGAGGCGTACGTCGCGGGCGCATCCCACCGCGGCCTGACCCCGGCTCAGATGGCCGTGGTGACCACGCCGTGGCTGTCGGAGGAGGGTCAGGTCGCGTTCTACCGGCAGATCGCTCAGGCCGACGAGCGGTACACCGACGAGATCCAGGACCGGTATGCGTCGATCGACCTTCCCGTTGCGGTCGTGTGGGGCAGAGACGATGCGTGGATCCCCGTCGACCGGGCCGAGGAACTGGCGCGCCTCATCCCCGGTGCGACACTCGAGGTCATCGACGGCGCCGGGCACCTGATCCAGTTCGACGCCCCCGTCGAACTAGCGGTGTCTCTGCACAGGTGGCTCACGGCGCAGTCAAACCCTCGATGA
- a CDS encoding HpcH/HpaI aldolase/citrate lyase family protein, with the protein MSVETAQRSEIDLAMARSWLLVPAVGSEVLAAAAASGADALILDLEDGLPFAAKDEGRAVAAAWLERNPGWVRINDATTPHWRNDLDAIRGLPGLRGVMLSKTEAPGQVRDTAAEIPGVPVVALIESAEAVVAVDDIARTAPVARLAFGIGDYCRDTGAGRTPMALSYARSRLVIASRAALIAAPIDGPTLAQDAEIVRDDTRLACEMGMTGKLTLANQQVPVINTALAPDSDDISWAESTIERLGSDGSRVTHGGHPPQLARAHDILRRADHFAARA; encoded by the coding sequence ATGAGTGTCGAGACAGCCCAGCGCAGCGAGATCGACCTCGCGATGGCGAGAAGTTGGCTCCTGGTTCCCGCGGTCGGGAGCGAGGTTCTCGCCGCGGCGGCTGCCTCGGGCGCCGACGCGCTGATCCTCGACCTCGAGGACGGCTTGCCGTTCGCCGCGAAGGACGAGGGTCGTGCCGTCGCCGCCGCGTGGCTCGAACGGAACCCGGGCTGGGTGCGGATCAACGACGCAACTACCCCGCACTGGCGGAACGACCTCGATGCGATCCGCGGCCTGCCCGGGCTGCGCGGGGTGATGCTGTCGAAAACCGAAGCGCCCGGACAGGTGCGGGACACCGCCGCCGAGATCCCCGGTGTCCCCGTGGTCGCCCTCATCGAATCGGCGGAGGCCGTCGTGGCCGTGGACGACATCGCTCGTACCGCTCCCGTTGCGCGACTCGCGTTCGGGATCGGCGACTACTGCCGCGACACCGGCGCCGGACGAACCCCGATGGCGTTGTCTTACGCCCGGTCCCGGCTCGTCATTGCCAGCCGGGCTGCCCTCATCGCGGCTCCGATCGACGGACCGACGCTGGCGCAGGACGCCGAGATCGTCCGTGACGACACTCGCCTTGCCTGCGAGATGGGGATGACCGGGAAACTGACCCTCGCGAACCAGCAGGTGCCCGTGATCAACACCGCGCTGGCTCCCGACTCGGACGACATCTCCTGGGCCGAGTCGACGATCGAGCGACTGGGTTCGGACGGTAGCCGGGTCACGCACGGCGGTCATCCGCCGCAACTCGCCCGTGCCCATGACATCCTCCGTCGCGCGGACCACTTCGCGGCGCGGGCCTAG
- a CDS encoding serine hydrolase, translated as MTSAEKRIRDVFADAGCTGWLHARRVGTPLDDAADVAVGADDLVVLASVYKLPLLVALCRAFESGELSPTATVRVNPADCTPGPTGVSTFRDPVVLSWRDLALSMMTVSDNAAADLVLGQVGLESVERALSELGLTSTRIIGGTADAHRSLVIDAHAHTTAEAFAALADNDEAWTVSAYDPSYASATTPREMTSLLDAIWTGRAVPGAQGEFVRHVMSAQIWQHRIRSGFPHSGVDVAGKTGTIGAIRNEVAVVTFPGEIPVAVAVFTRAARTDPVLPVVDAAIGHVARIAVTELRSGSVE; from the coding sequence ATGACGTCGGCGGAGAAGCGGATCCGTGACGTCTTCGCCGACGCCGGGTGCACCGGATGGTTGCACGCCCGCCGCGTCGGGACCCCGCTCGACGACGCAGCCGACGTCGCGGTCGGCGCGGACGACCTCGTCGTGCTCGCGTCCGTCTACAAACTTCCGCTGCTCGTGGCCCTGTGCCGCGCTTTCGAATCCGGGGAGCTGTCGCCGACCGCGACCGTCCGGGTCAATCCGGCCGACTGCACCCCGGGGCCGACCGGCGTGTCGACGTTCCGCGACCCGGTGGTGCTGAGCTGGCGTGATCTGGCGCTGTCGATGATGACCGTGTCCGACAACGCGGCCGCCGACCTGGTTCTCGGGCAGGTGGGACTCGAGAGCGTCGAGCGGGCACTGTCGGAATTGGGCCTGACGAGCACGCGCATCATCGGCGGCACCGCGGATGCGCACCGCAGCCTGGTCATCGACGCCCACGCGCACACCACCGCTGAAGCATTCGCGGCGCTGGCCGACAACGACGAGGCGTGGACGGTGTCCGCCTACGACCCGTCGTACGCGAGCGCGACGACCCCGCGGGAGATGACGTCGCTTCTCGACGCGATCTGGACCGGACGGGCGGTGCCCGGGGCGCAGGGCGAATTCGTCCGGCACGTGATGTCCGCGCAGATCTGGCAGCACCGCATCCGTTCCGGGTTTCCGCACTCGGGGGTGGACGTCGCCGGGAAGACCGGGACCATCGGCGCCATCCGCAACGAGGTGGCCGTCGTGACGTTTCCCGGCGAGATTCCCGTCGCCGTCGCCGTCTTCACCCGCGCCGCCCGGACGGACCCGGTGCTACCGGTGGTCGATGCCGCCATCGGGCACGTCGCCCGGATCGCGGTGACCGAACTCCGTTCCGGCAGCGTCGAGTGA
- a CDS encoding MurR/RpiR family transcriptional regulator, protein MSHGSADPWRSSTTLARLRAGLATLGPGEQRVARVVLAEPAAVVELSTAELASASGTSPATVVRACQRLGFRGFQHLRLELARVTPDPEAAAATPVDTAFRAAAEALTATRATIDPAGFAAVVDLIVRARRILLVGNGFSSPPIQDAALRFTTVGRSVEAPLDILGQQFSARLLTDRDVCLAVSYSGANTHTLRACAAARDRDAAVVAITSYSNTPLTRISDHVLWAGAGVHENEADSFSARISQLTILYALQRAVLGHPEQQAVDTGARDVVPDALSDSLPDEPGHTNECGARNMIDC, encoded by the coding sequence ATGTCGCATGGCTCCGCCGATCCGTGGCGCTCGAGCACAACCCTGGCGCGGTTGCGCGCCGGCCTGGCCACTCTGGGCCCCGGGGAGCAGCGGGTCGCGCGGGTCGTACTCGCCGAGCCCGCGGCGGTGGTCGAGTTGTCGACGGCGGAACTGGCGTCGGCGTCGGGAACGTCCCCGGCGACAGTGGTTCGGGCGTGCCAGCGACTTGGTTTCCGCGGATTCCAACATCTTCGGCTCGAATTGGCCCGTGTGACACCGGATCCCGAGGCCGCGGCGGCCACCCCGGTGGACACGGCATTCCGGGCCGCCGCCGAGGCGCTCACCGCGACCCGCGCGACCATCGATCCCGCCGGGTTCGCCGCCGTCGTGGACCTGATCGTGCGGGCCCGGCGGATCCTGTTGGTGGGTAACGGCTTCTCGTCCCCACCGATCCAGGATGCCGCCTTGCGGTTCACCACCGTGGGTCGCAGCGTGGAGGCACCGCTCGACATTCTGGGACAACAGTTCTCGGCTCGGCTGCTCACCGACCGGGACGTGTGTCTCGCCGTCAGCTACTCCGGTGCGAACACCCACACGCTGCGGGCGTGTGCAGCGGCGCGTGACCGGGACGCGGCGGTAGTGGCGATCACGAGCTACTCCAATACCCCGCTGACCCGCATCTCGGACCACGTGCTGTGGGCAGGCGCGGGGGTTCACGAGAACGAGGCGGATTCGTTTTCTGCGCGGATCAGCCAGTTGACGATCCTGTATGCCCTGCAGCGCGCGGTACTCGGCCATCCCGAGCAGCAGGCGGTCGACACCGGGGCGCGCGACGTCGTTCCGGACGCACTCAGCGATTCACTTCCCGACGAACCGGGTCATACGAACGAGTGCGGCGCCCGGAACATGATCGACTGTTAG
- a CDS encoding transglycosylase family protein, with amino-acid sequence MTTRNMEKRTFGWIALIGAAATVLLGLGAGTAFGAPHDWEEVAECESGGDWTTDTGNGFYGGLQFTPETWKANGGKGDPSEASEAEQIRVAENVLKTQGPGAWPVCGQYLKKGGTAPVEVPPVTKAPAPAIETPDPVETPDVVETPDAVETPGVLETPDAVGTPDLAETPDVVETPAPVEVPATDEDPATVKAAAQEALDRARALAAQNGSSEEFEERAAAPR; translated from the coding sequence ATGACCACTCGCAACATGGAGAAACGCACGTTCGGCTGGATCGCCCTGATCGGCGCGGCCGCCACCGTCCTACTGGGGCTGGGCGCGGGAACCGCGTTCGGCGCGCCGCACGACTGGGAAGAAGTCGCGGAGTGCGAAAGCGGCGGAGACTGGACCACCGACACCGGAAACGGGTTCTACGGCGGCCTGCAGTTCACGCCGGAAACCTGGAAGGCGAACGGCGGGAAGGGCGACCCCTCGGAAGCCAGTGAGGCCGAGCAGATCCGGGTCGCCGAGAACGTCCTGAAAACCCAAGGCCCCGGCGCGTGGCCGGTGTGCGGCCAGTATCTGAAGAAGGGTGGCACAGCGCCCGTCGAGGTACCCCCCGTCACCAAGGCGCCTGCACCGGCAATCGAGACTCCCGACCCCGTCGAGACGCCGGATGTCGTCGAGACGCCGGACGCTGTCGAAACACCCGGTGTCTTGGAGACGCCGGACGCTGTCGGGACGCCTGATCTCGCGGAGACTCCCGACGTCGTCGAGACGCCCGCACCGGTCGAAGTACCTGCGACAGACGAGGATCCCGCCACGGTGAAGGCTGCCGCCCAGGAGGCCCTGGACAGAGCCCGCGCGCTTGCCGCGCAGAACGGGTCGAGTGAGGAGTTCGAGGAGAGGGCGGCGGCACCGCGGTAA
- a CDS encoding MFS transporter, which produces MTTTAPSQAGWSELLGPRYRSTSAVLAGGVGLHAVNIFLTTSLLPTAIGELGHESLYAWSATVFMVASVISSMTVSRLLAHRGPLGAYLFALAPFFAGTMICAIGPSMEVLLVGRAVQGIGGGLLAGSSYAVLREALPERLWARATALVSAMWGVGTLAGPAIGGLFAQLGQWRLAFVTLAVVAATIAMIAPRALPRTERVRGSEPVPTTSLTLLTLATIAISVAGILGNRTHMLILIAVGVAFIAAFLAWERRSPRRVLPRSTYRRASSLKWIYLTIAVLASGTVSEAFTPLFGQRLAGLAPFAAGFLGTMMSVGWSVTMIFSSYISRPRAKTVAMLTGPLILAAGLLLTAALWREDAGRAVAILWAVTLAAAGAGIGLAFPHLMVAAMQSTDDAQEGAKAAAGLNTVKLIAMAVGSAVAGVLVNLGAPSTLAAAQLLFLGLGVIATAGVFTAYRATREAGRDVADPS; this is translated from the coding sequence ATGACAACGACCGCCCCGTCACAGGCCGGCTGGTCCGAATTGCTCGGACCCCGGTACCGCTCCACCTCCGCTGTCCTCGCAGGCGGCGTCGGACTGCACGCCGTCAACATCTTCCTGACAACGAGTCTGCTGCCCACCGCCATCGGCGAGCTCGGTCACGAATCGCTGTATGCGTGGAGCGCGACCGTCTTCATGGTGGCATCGGTGATCTCGTCGATGACCGTGAGCCGCCTCCTCGCACACCGCGGGCCGCTCGGTGCGTATCTGTTCGCGCTGGCGCCGTTCTTCGCAGGCACGATGATCTGCGCGATCGGCCCGTCGATGGAGGTGCTCCTCGTCGGACGTGCAGTGCAGGGGATCGGCGGGGGCCTGCTCGCCGGCTCGAGCTACGCCGTGCTGCGCGAGGCGCTGCCCGAACGCCTGTGGGCCCGCGCGACCGCATTGGTGTCGGCGATGTGGGGCGTGGGAACTCTCGCCGGACCGGCGATCGGCGGGCTGTTCGCCCAACTCGGCCAGTGGCGACTCGCGTTCGTCACCCTGGCGGTGGTCGCCGCCACCATCGCCATGATCGCCCCGCGCGCTCTGCCGCGCACTGAGCGTGTGCGCGGCAGCGAACCCGTCCCCACCACGTCACTTACGCTGCTCACGCTGGCGACGATCGCGATCAGTGTGGCGGGCATCCTCGGAAACCGCACCCACATGCTGATCCTGATCGCAGTGGGAGTCGCCTTCATCGCGGCGTTCCTGGCCTGGGAACGGCGATCACCGCGCCGAGTGCTGCCGCGGTCGACGTACCGCCGGGCGTCGTCCCTGAAGTGGATCTACCTCACCATCGCGGTCCTCGCATCCGGGACCGTGTCCGAGGCCTTCACACCGCTGTTCGGTCAACGGCTCGCCGGACTGGCGCCGTTCGCCGCGGGATTCCTCGGCACCATGATGTCGGTCGGATGGTCGGTGACCATGATCTTCAGTTCCTACATCTCCCGCCCGCGTGCCAAGACGGTGGCCATGCTCACCGGACCGCTCATCCTCGCCGCGGGACTACTCCTCACGGCGGCCCTCTGGCGCGAAGACGCCGGACGCGCCGTGGCGATTCTGTGGGCGGTCACGCTGGCCGCCGCAGGCGCCGGCATCGGACTCGCCTTCCCGCACCTGATGGTCGCCGCCATGCAGAGCACCGACGACGCTCAGGAGGGCGCCAAGGCGGCGGCCGGGCTCAACACCGTCAAGTTGATCGCAATGGCCGTCGGGTCCGCGGTCGCCGGTGTGCTGGTCAATCTCGGAGCACCGTCGACCCTCGCCGCGGCGCAACTGCTGTTCCTCGGCCTCGGCGTCATCGCGACGGCCGGAGTATTCACCGCGTACCGCGCGACCCGGGAGGCCGGACGCGACGTCGCCGACCCGTCCTAG
- a CDS encoding serine recombinase gives MNAATDRQWAVRDAVLRWLLAKATEGYRSPILDAHAVGETVGWAPSPLTRDELADASNYLYKEGHVTGVPVMGIGIPRPMLTVAGRRVVEGGRSLRPVDCRHDVEGGHSVLESGLVH, from the coding sequence GTGAATGCAGCTACCGATCGTCAATGGGCGGTTCGTGACGCTGTTCTGCGTTGGCTTCTCGCGAAGGCCACCGAAGGGTATCGGAGTCCGATTCTGGACGCGCACGCCGTCGGTGAGACCGTCGGCTGGGCGCCGTCGCCCTTGACCCGGGACGAATTGGCCGACGCGTCGAATTATCTCTACAAGGAAGGGCATGTGACGGGCGTGCCGGTGATGGGGATCGGAATTCCGCGCCCGATGCTGACAGTGGCCGGGCGGCGGGTCGTCGAGGGCGGACGGTCGCTGCGCCCAGTCGATTGCCGTCACGACGTCGAGGGCGGGCACTCGGTCCTCGAAAGCGGCCTCGTGCATTAA
- a CDS encoding LysR family transcriptional regulator, producing MGAMDLLRHLSFFVAVAEEGHFGNAASRLGMTQPPLSQGVRRLEQRLGTELIQRSARGVGLTDAGRQLLPRARLLVDDATRFEDEAHRIAGGRDAVVRWGVPHSVADAVVVRCVRALRDADATHPTRVETTTASTTELVDGVRAGSLDVAVVEHPALLTGLDSGPVIKLRRWVVVPDDHPVATAKKAQVRMLRGLMLATGPRSDNPPAHDLFVDLWRVRGLDPDIVIASGQRELLTRVSAGGHFGVTATPPTAMPGVAWVDLLRNDLSLRVRIVWRSGADVASSAAALDRVLIRAGR from the coding sequence ATGGGCGCCATGGATCTGCTTCGCCATCTGAGTTTCTTTGTCGCCGTTGCCGAAGAGGGACACTTCGGGAATGCCGCGTCGCGACTCGGCATGACGCAGCCGCCGCTGTCGCAGGGGGTCCGCCGGCTCGAACAGAGACTCGGCACGGAGTTGATTCAGCGCAGTGCCCGCGGCGTCGGACTCACCGACGCCGGACGCCAATTGCTCCCGCGTGCGCGGCTTCTCGTGGACGACGCGACCCGATTCGAGGACGAGGCGCACCGCATCGCGGGTGGTCGCGACGCGGTGGTGCGATGGGGTGTCCCGCACTCGGTGGCCGACGCCGTGGTGGTGCGATGTGTCCGTGCGCTACGCGACGCCGACGCCACGCACCCTACCCGGGTGGAGACGACCACGGCGTCCACCACCGAACTCGTGGACGGCGTCCGTGCGGGCAGCCTCGACGTCGCCGTGGTCGAACACCCGGCCCTGCTGACGGGGCTCGACAGCGGCCCGGTGATCAAACTCCGGCGGTGGGTGGTGGTGCCCGACGACCACCCGGTGGCAACCGCAAAGAAGGCGCAGGTCCGGATGCTGCGGGGGCTGATGCTGGCCACCGGTCCGCGCTCGGACAATCCGCCTGCCCACGACCTGTTCGTCGACCTGTGGCGGGTCCGGGGTCTGGACCCGGACATCGTGATCGCCTCGGGGCAGCGGGAACTCCTCACGCGCGTGTCCGCCGGCGGGCACTTCGGGGTGACGGCGACGCCGCCCACGGCGATGCCCGGTGTGGCCTGGGTCGATCTGCTGCGCAACGACCTCTCGCTGCGCGTGCGCATCGTCTGGCGCTCCGGGGCCGATGTCGCATCGTCTGCCGCCGCCCTCGACCGGGTGCTGATCAGGGCCGGTCGATGA
- the bla gene encoding class A beta-lactamase: MPRHRHHPKPNHPKPRRTGRRGAVALAVALPLLVGACTATAEETPPAMSEVVAAPDRQSLDAKIEALEARYATRIGVTAVDPATGAVYSHRGDERFAMCSTFKAYASAAVLRKVEDGSTSLDKTVVIEPGDLVENSPVTAAAVGTPMTLGQIAEAALTRSDNTAGNYLLREIGGPQAITALARDLGDESTRLDRWETELNTAFRGDPRDTTTPTGLAQGFRALLLDDALDAASRDQLLDWMRASKTSDKRMRAGLPPGWTAADKTGGGGFGTANDAGVAWSPDGSPVVLAVLTDSLTNQEDAQGNNQAIADTTAAVIEGLTAP; this comes from the coding sequence ATGCCCAGACATCGACATCACCCAAAGCCCAATCATCCGAAGCCTCGGCGCACCGGTCGTCGCGGCGCCGTTGCCCTGGCAGTGGCTCTGCCGCTGCTGGTCGGGGCGTGCACGGCCACCGCGGAGGAGACCCCACCCGCGATGTCGGAGGTGGTGGCGGCGCCGGATCGCCAGTCCCTGGACGCGAAAATCGAGGCACTGGAAGCGCGGTACGCCACGCGGATCGGCGTGACGGCCGTCGATCCCGCGACCGGCGCGGTCTACAGCCACCGGGGCGACGAACGGTTCGCCATGTGTTCGACGTTCAAGGCTTACGCGTCCGCCGCGGTCCTGCGCAAGGTCGAGGACGGGTCGACGTCCCTCGACAAGACTGTGGTGATCGAACCCGGCGATCTCGTCGAGAACTCGCCGGTCACCGCCGCTGCCGTGGGCACCCCGATGACGTTGGGGCAGATCGCCGAAGCGGCGCTGACCCGGAGCGACAACACCGCCGGAAACTATCTGCTCCGCGAGATCGGCGGCCCGCAGGCGATCACCGCACTCGCCCGCGACCTCGGCGACGAGAGCACACGACTGGATCGGTGGGAGACCGAACTCAACACCGCATTCCGCGGCGATCCCCGAGACACGACGACACCGACCGGCCTCGCCCAGGGTTTCCGGGCGCTGCTCCTGGACGATGCGCTCGACGCAGCGAGCCGCGATCAGCTGCTGGACTGGATGCGGGCGAGCAAGACTTCGGACAAGCGGATGCGTGCCGGTCTGCCGCCCGGATGGACCGCCGCCGACAAGACCGGTGGCGGCGGGTTCGGGACCGCAAACGACGCCGGCGTCGCCTGGAGCCCGGACGGCTCCCCCGTCGTCCTCGCCGTCCTCACCGACAGCCTCACGAATCAGGAAGACGCGCAGGGAAACAACCAGGCGATCGCCGACACGACCGCGGCCGTCATCGAGGGTTTGACTGCGCCGTGA